In the genome of Burkholderia sp. PAMC 26561, one region contains:
- a CDS encoding DUF883 family protein: MSDIAKESAQASGADEKPDASKNPDSKTTLSDFAHASQSWDAPETSSSNSSAADSEASAKRVREVLDDAQEVLQRNYRAASDSADDFVHENPWKTITLAAVGGIILGMLISR; the protein is encoded by the coding sequence ATGTCTGACATCGCGAAAGAAAGTGCTCAGGCGAGCGGCGCTGATGAAAAGCCCGATGCCTCTAAAAATCCGGACTCAAAGACGACGCTTAGCGATTTTGCGCACGCCTCCCAGTCGTGGGACGCGCCTGAAACGAGCTCCAGTAATTCTTCCGCCGCTGATAGCGAGGCATCAGCCAAGCGAGTGCGCGAAGTTCTCGACGACGCACAAGAAGTTTTGCAACGGAATTATCGCGCGGCGTCTGACAGCGCAGACGATTTCGTCCACGAAAACCCGTGGAAGACCATCACCCTGGCGGCGGTCGGCGGGATCATCTTGGGCATGCTGATAAGCCGTTAG
- a CDS encoding YsnF/AvaK domain-containing protein: MAQTLIGLFNTFEDARSAADRLTQEGIPRTDVNVHANDDALQANDGTLSAADNGGTRTVVGDHAAGDVHEHSTGGIAGFFKRLFGDDEAPEEVGHYHESLRRGHALLSVDVHDETRVDAVRAALNSAGAIDIDERVAHWKSSGYNGYDSTVPAYTADEIAADRQAFPVVKEDLAVGKREVSTGGVRVYSRLTETPVSESVDLREEHATIERRPVDRPATAADLKEGFVEVRETAEQPVVAKTARVVEEVIVGKESSNRTETVNDTVRGTDVEVERVAGQEGALRPDVSVKKP, from the coding sequence ATGGCACAAACTCTTATCGGCTTATTTAATACGTTCGAAGATGCACGCAGCGCCGCAGACCGTCTGACGCAAGAAGGTATCCCGCGCACGGACGTGAATGTGCACGCGAATGACGATGCGCTGCAAGCCAACGATGGAACGCTTTCCGCAGCGGATAACGGCGGCACGCGGACAGTTGTCGGTGACCACGCAGCAGGCGACGTGCATGAACATTCCACCGGCGGCATTGCTGGATTTTTTAAACGCCTTTTCGGTGACGATGAAGCGCCGGAAGAGGTTGGCCACTATCACGAATCGCTTCGCCGCGGCCACGCACTGCTCTCCGTTGATGTGCACGATGAAACACGGGTTGACGCCGTTCGCGCCGCACTCAATAGCGCGGGCGCAATCGATATCGACGAGCGGGTCGCGCATTGGAAGAGCTCGGGCTACAACGGTTATGACAGTACAGTGCCTGCGTACACGGCCGACGAAATCGCGGCCGATCGCCAAGCGTTTCCAGTGGTGAAGGAAGACCTCGCTGTAGGCAAACGTGAGGTGTCCACAGGTGGCGTTCGCGTCTATTCCCGTCTGACCGAAACCCCGGTGAGCGAGTCGGTCGATCTGCGCGAAGAGCACGCGACGATCGAGCGCCGTCCTGTTGACCGCCCCGCTACGGCTGCTGATCTGAAGGAAGGATTTGTCGAAGTTCGGGAGACGGCAGAACAACCCGTTGTCGCCAAAACCGCACGCGTTGTTGAAGAAGTGATCGTTGGCAAGGAATCAAGCAATCGCACTGAAACAGTCAACGACACGGTTCGCGGTACGGACGTCGAAGTGGAACGCGTCGCGGGTCAAGAGGGAGCGTTGCGTCCCGACGTTTCAGTGAAGAAGCCCTAA
- a CDS encoding phage holin family protein, translated as MLNPLFQAQANIRRWKAIANFCAARAGDYAELAGLELAETKATVLRELISMVALAVGVLFTLSFLCFALIATAFGTPYFLAVVWAIAGIWLIVSVAAFFTMRTQLRGANHFGSLQSELREDLKAIKEAL; from the coding sequence GTGCTTAACCCTCTGTTCCAAGCGCAAGCCAATATTCGACGCTGGAAGGCGATCGCTAATTTTTGCGCCGCTCGCGCAGGCGACTATGCTGAGTTAGCCGGGCTCGAGCTGGCCGAGACGAAAGCGACTGTATTACGGGAGTTGATCTCGATGGTCGCGCTCGCCGTGGGTGTTTTGTTCACTCTCTCGTTTCTATGCTTCGCTTTGATTGCGACGGCGTTCGGAACGCCATATTTCTTGGCTGTGGTGTGGGCAATCGCGGGCATATGGCTCATCGTATCTGTCGCAGCGTTCTTTACCATGCGTACGCAGCTGCGCGGCGCTAACCACTTCGGTTCGCTTCAATCCGAACTACGCGAAGACTTGAAAGCGATCAAGGAGGCCCTGTGA
- a CDS encoding DUF6723 family protein, with amino-acid sequence MNKTECPTAAWRSASLHARCGAWAPTLSDERRAGTRPISLPSILTLFRFPFQFIRRKRPMRLAGKKPKLMFSRKDSTAATRETLCHDDFAIYATYRLIQGRFIGSLKVVRKTDNRLLFPFEGAPTIGPFDHKEEALRASETLGIQIVEGDIANPEP; translated from the coding sequence ATGAATAAAACCGAGTGTCCAACTGCAGCGTGGCGGTCGGCGAGTCTCCATGCCCGTTGCGGCGCATGGGCACCAACGCTCAGTGACGAACGTCGCGCCGGAACAAGGCCGATTTCATTGCCAAGTATTCTGACACTCTTTCGTTTTCCCTTTCAGTTCATTCGCCGGAAGCGTCCCATGCGACTAGCTGGAAAAAAACCCAAGTTAATGTTTTCTCGCAAAGATTCCACTGCCGCCACGCGCGAAACTTTATGCCACGACGACTTCGCAATTTACGCCACATACCGGTTGATTCAAGGCCGATTTATAGGGTCGCTCAAGGTTGTTAGGAAAACCGACAACCGTCTGCTTTTTCCGTTCGAAGGAGCGCCTACCATTGGGCCGTTTGACCACAAGGAGGAAGCACTGCGCGCGTCCGAGACACTCGGGATTCAGATCGTGGAAGGCGACATCGCCAATCCTGAACCGTGA
- a CDS encoding sensor histidine kinase, giving the protein MTETQAGPLRGFAEFLRRERTTLTEKWMKAVFGDASLVEADKLTYDQLADHLPEILDGICAALDAQDLEQVEPAIERDARTHGKVRWQQGYRIDELVHELDLFRQVLVDAAETFAELDGVFTRRHEGRARRLIDEALGFVTVTSIREVVTERDRKIDEYTGSLERANHELALKQQLVSDLYESRMQITRSVVHDLRNFLNAFSTALQLISRAPSKAEAGLALATRQAADMKQLVDDMVVYSVVLGDRAPLAVEPFDLRELFDELVTACRPGIEAKGLHLSTCFDAAVPTVLSNRIKVKQVALNLLSNATKYTKAGEVKLAMGGHGDGGWFLRVADTGVGIASSDTNRIFDEFQRAAGEDIPGVGLGLAIVKELCRVLDGRIHFETRQGHGTTFEIRFPVRAEAPLDSQDVPGIV; this is encoded by the coding sequence ATGACTGAAACGCAAGCAGGCCCGCTTCGCGGTTTTGCCGAATTCCTGCGTCGGGAACGGACCACCCTGACCGAAAAGTGGATGAAAGCAGTATTCGGCGACGCCAGCCTCGTCGAGGCTGACAAACTGACGTACGACCAGCTCGCCGATCATCTTCCGGAAATCCTGGACGGAATCTGTGCTGCGCTCGACGCGCAGGATCTTGAACAGGTGGAGCCGGCGATCGAACGCGACGCTCGCACCCATGGCAAAGTTCGCTGGCAGCAGGGCTATCGAATCGATGAACTAGTACACGAACTGGATCTGTTCAGGCAGGTGCTGGTGGATGCGGCTGAGACGTTCGCGGAATTGGATGGTGTTTTCACTAGGCGACATGAAGGGCGTGCTCGCCGGCTGATTGACGAGGCGCTCGGTTTTGTCACCGTCACGTCCATCCGGGAAGTCGTCACAGAGCGCGATCGAAAAATCGACGAATACACCGGTAGCCTGGAGCGGGCGAACCACGAATTAGCACTGAAGCAGCAGCTGGTGAGCGACCTTTATGAATCGCGCATGCAGATCACGCGCAGTGTCGTACATGATCTTCGCAATTTCCTGAACGCTTTTTCCACCGCGTTACAACTCATTTCGCGCGCGCCATCCAAAGCAGAAGCCGGTTTGGCGCTGGCCACCCGACAGGCGGCGGACATGAAACAACTGGTAGACGACATGGTCGTATACTCAGTCGTGTTGGGCGACCGGGCACCGCTTGCGGTAGAGCCTTTCGACTTGCGCGAACTCTTTGATGAGTTGGTGACGGCTTGCCGTCCTGGTATCGAGGCGAAAGGCTTACACCTTTCTACCTGTTTCGACGCCGCGGTGCCAACGGTGCTATCAAACCGCATCAAGGTAAAGCAGGTGGCGCTAAACCTCTTGTCGAACGCGACAAAGTACACCAAAGCTGGTGAAGTCAAGCTGGCGATGGGCGGGCACGGAGATGGCGGCTGGTTTTTGCGGGTTGCCGATACCGGTGTCGGCATTGCGTCGTCGGACACCAACCGAATATTCGACGAATTTCAGCGGGCCGCAGGCGAGGATATACCCGGCGTGGGCCTAGGGCTGGCGATCGTCAAGGAGCTTTGCCGGGTGCTTGATGGCAGAATCCACTTCGAGACCCGGCAAGGTCACGGCACGACCTTTGAAATCCGCTTTCCCGTTCGAGCCGAAGCACCTTTAGATAGCCAAGATGTCCCGGGAATCGTGTGA
- a CDS encoding YsnF/AvaK domain-containing protein has protein sequence MEHDSKPPTVGLTRGDDSGEELKIAAVQEEVDVGVKTTETGAVRIRKVVHEEMHPVPVSLRSQTVDVRRFAINRPVESKYEARQEGDTLIIPVFEYVPIITMQLTLKEEVHVTTTVSQQEVFQNVLLNTEELVVERRSGAQGEWHRDGEKNE, from the coding sequence ATGGAACATGACTCAAAACCACCGACAGTTGGACTCACGCGAGGCGATGACAGTGGAGAAGAATTGAAAATCGCGGCAGTACAGGAAGAAGTCGATGTGGGCGTCAAAACAACCGAAACAGGAGCGGTTCGGATTCGTAAGGTGGTGCATGAAGAGATGCACCCGGTGCCGGTCAGCTTGCGCAGCCAGACCGTCGATGTTCGGCGCTTTGCGATCAATCGTCCCGTAGAAAGCAAGTACGAGGCGCGCCAAGAAGGCGACACGCTCATCATTCCGGTCTTTGAATATGTTCCCATCATCACGATGCAACTGACATTGAAAGAAGAGGTGCATGTAACCACCACCGTTTCACAGCAGGAAGTCTTCCAAAACGTGTTGTTAAACACTGAAGAATTAGTCGTTGAACGCCGGTCGGGCGCTCAGGGAGAATGGCACCGCGACGGCGAGAAAAACGAGTAG
- a CDS encoding IS1595 family transposase, whose protein sequence is MSEFQPTPLAGVDYPRTWNQFEEWFATEDDCARYLQRLRWPDGFACPDCRIKGEPYRSSRGRLICRACRHSCTVTSGTILDKTRTPLKVWLAAAWHITSQKSGMSALGLQRVLGFGSYQTAWTILHRFRRAMVRPGRERLQGIVEVDQSYLAIRDRRVTPVGKGTRGLTTKAIVVIAVEILVPKGFGRIRIQRIEAESGANIVPFVREVVERGSVLRTDGAAIYRDLREEYQHERTVVRNVIPADAIPAHMPLPGVHRVASLLKRWLLGTHLGAVKPAQLEHYLDEFVFRFNRRASRSRGLIFYRLLEQAVQADPITYRQIAKRTSRDA, encoded by the coding sequence GTGAGCGAATTTCAACCTACCCCTCTTGCGGGCGTCGACTACCCTCGGACGTGGAACCAGTTTGAAGAATGGTTTGCCACCGAGGACGACTGCGCGCGTTATCTTCAGCGACTGCGCTGGCCAGATGGATTCGCTTGCCCGGATTGTAGAATTAAGGGTGAACCATATCGAAGTAGCCGCGGACGCCTGATCTGCAGAGCCTGCCGCCATTCGTGCACGGTTACGTCAGGTACGATTTTAGATAAGACACGCACGCCCCTCAAGGTTTGGCTGGCAGCTGCGTGGCATATTACGAGCCAGAAATCAGGCATGAGCGCCTTGGGTTTGCAGCGTGTACTGGGCTTTGGTAGTTACCAAACCGCCTGGACCATTCTGCATCGCTTTCGGCGGGCGATGGTTCGCCCGGGGCGAGAGCGCTTGCAAGGCATCGTCGAAGTAGACCAGAGCTATCTTGCAATTCGTGATCGCCGTGTTACCCCCGTCGGTAAAGGCACGAGGGGGCTGACCACTAAAGCTATCGTGGTGATTGCCGTGGAAATCTTGGTGCCAAAAGGGTTCGGCCGTATCCGTATCCAGCGAATTGAAGCGGAGTCGGGCGCCAACATCGTTCCGTTCGTGAGAGAAGTCGTGGAACGCGGCTCCGTGCTGCGTACGGACGGCGCAGCCATCTACCGGGACCTGCGGGAGGAATATCAGCATGAACGGACGGTGGTCAGAAACGTGATACCGGCGGATGCCATTCCAGCTCACATGCCGCTGCCTGGCGTACATCGGGTGGCTTCGTTGCTCAAGCGCTGGCTCCTCGGTACACATCTAGGAGCAGTTAAGCCGGCCCAGTTGGAACACTATCTCGACGAATTCGTGTTCCGCTTCAACCGACGCGCGTCACGTTCTCGCGGCCTTATTTTCTACCGCTTGCTCGAACAGGCCGTTCAAGCCGACCCGATCACCTACCGTCAGATCGCAAAAAGAACATCTCGCGACGCTTAA
- a CDS encoding transposase, translated as MAGALIASDVRAYISRDPVDMRKAIYVFSYLGEPLPAQKPASVNLFAFETQYRSKLKILH; from the coding sequence ATGGCCGGTGCGCTGATTGCCTCGGACGTTCGCGCATACATCAGCCGTGATCCTGTGGACATGCGCAAGGCGATTTACGTTTTTTCTTACCTTGGCGAGCCGCTGCCTGCGCAGAAGCCTGCATCGGTCAACCTATTCGCCTTCGAGACGCAGTACCGCTCCAAATTAAAGATTCTTCACTAG
- a CDS encoding ParB/RepB/Spo0J family partition protein yields the protein MSNIREQLMAKTANLPTPADFKGDSKKDKSGRGPQTMPGITSALAAAQLRIQELEAKGIATDIEVDFVTPNPWQPRRQFNEAKLAELARSIGEVGLLQAATVRRVGDGFQLVAGERRWRAHKLLNKQSIRAVVIECSDQDMAALALMENVTRDDLTDYEIAIAVRRAESEFPQRTRLAKVMGVTRNDLYKFLAFDELPDFIKSDLDLNPSLLAANSAQEIANALKKTGEAGLKAIKDLWPLVVNGDLVPSKVAASINAQVTRGVSAADAGGRSILKIFSGKIQAGSITKDVKGLTIKFKAGVVTEEQETLLREQIGKMFSITE from the coding sequence ATGAGCAATATCAGAGAGCAGCTAATGGCGAAAACGGCGAATTTGCCTACCCCGGCCGATTTCAAGGGTGACAGTAAAAAAGATAAATCCGGTCGCGGCCCGCAGACGATGCCAGGTATCACCAGTGCGCTCGCTGCGGCGCAATTGCGAATTCAAGAGCTGGAAGCAAAAGGAATCGCAACAGATATTGAAGTGGATTTTGTGACCCCAAATCCGTGGCAGCCACGACGCCAATTTAATGAGGCGAAACTTGCGGAGCTCGCTCGTTCCATCGGCGAAGTCGGTTTGCTACAGGCTGCGACAGTCCGCAGAGTGGGGGACGGGTTCCAGCTCGTCGCTGGGGAACGGCGTTGGCGAGCGCACAAGTTGCTTAACAAGCAGAGCATTCGAGCGGTGGTGATTGAATGCAGCGATCAGGATATGGCCGCTTTGGCGTTGATGGAAAATGTCACGCGCGATGATCTTACCGACTACGAAATTGCAATTGCGGTTCGCCGCGCAGAGAGCGAGTTTCCGCAACGTACCCGGCTCGCAAAGGTTATGGGCGTGACTCGGAACGATCTATACAAATTTCTTGCGTTCGATGAACTGCCTGACTTTATCAAGAGTGATCTTGATCTTAATCCATCGCTGTTAGCCGCGAACTCCGCGCAGGAGATTGCCAATGCGCTCAAGAAGACGGGGGAGGCAGGGCTAAAAGCAATAAAAGACCTTTGGCCGCTTGTTGTGAATGGTGATTTAGTTCCGTCGAAGGTCGCTGCATCGATCAATGCGCAAGTAACTAGAGGCGTTTCGGCTGCGGATGCTGGTGGGCGCAGCATTCTCAAAATCTTTTCAGGAAAGATTCAGGCCGGCAGCATCACCAAAGACGTGAAAGGTTTGACGATCAAATTCAAGGCCGGAGTGGTGACTGAAGAGCAGGAGACTCTGCTCCGTGAGCAGATTGGAAAGATGTTTTCAATTACGGAGTAG